One genomic segment of Scophthalmus maximus strain ysfricsl-2021 chromosome 3, ASM2237912v1, whole genome shotgun sequence includes these proteins:
- the LOC118317039 gene encoding cell division control protein 42 homolog isoform X2, whose protein sequence is MQTIKCVVVGDGAVGKTCLLISYTTNKFPSEYVPTVFDNYAVTVMIGGEPYTLGLFDTAGQEDYDRLRPLSYPQTDVFLVCFSVVSPSSFENVKEKWVPEITHHCPKTPFLLVGTQIDLRDDPSTVEKLAKNKQKPITPETAEKLARDLKAVKYVECSALTQRGLKNVFDEAILAALEPPETQRKRKCCLF, encoded by the exons ATGCAGACGATcaagtgtgtggtggtgggcGATGGAGCGGTGGGGAAAACCTGCCTGCTCATTTCATACACCACCAACAAGTTCCCCTCCGAGTACGTTCCGACA gTGTTTGACAACTATGCAGTGACCGTGATGATCGGGGGAGAACCGTACACCCTCGGCCTATTCGACACAGCAG GTCAGGAGGATTACGACAGGTTACGACCCCTCAGCTACCCACAGACAGACGTCTTCTTAGTCTGTTTCTCAGTCGTGTCACCGTCCTCGTTTGAGAACGTTAAAGAAAAA TGGGTTCCTGAAATAACTCACCACTGTCCCAAGACCCCGTTCCTGTTGGTGGGCACTCAGATCGACCTGCGCGACGACCCGTCCACCGTGGAGAAGTTGGCCAAGAACAAACAGAAGCCCATCACCCCCGAGACGGCAGAGAAGCTCGCTCGGGACCTGAAGGCCGTGAAGTACGTGGAGTGCTCGGCTCTAACGCAG CGGGGACTGAAGAACGTTTTTGACGAGGCTATCCTCGCCGCTTTAGAGCCGCCCGAAactcagagaaagagaaagtgctGTTTGTTCTGA